The Monomorium pharaonis isolate MP-MQ-018 unplaced genomic scaffold, ASM1337386v2 scaffold_150, whole genome shotgun sequence DNA segment GGGAACGCGCGGAACGCGAACCGCCACTGCCACCGCCACCAGTGTTGTCGACGAGGAAGGTCGACACCGTCGACTCAAGGCGATCGGTCGGAGTAAAGTACTGCTGCACGTTCTTTTTTtaccccccctccccccgcagACGGCACGGGGGTCGAGAAGATcgggacgagagagagagagagagagagagagagagagagagagagagagcgaaacTGAGCGAAACGAACGGCTGGGACGGCGGCAGGCGTTTGGTTGTAGGACGTTCGCGTGCTCGTGAACACGACCCGTGGTGGCCTGTGCCGGCAGTGGACGCACGAATTTCTCGCGGGGTGTGAGCGAAACACATGTGTCGCAGCCGTGCGGTGTTTCCCATCGCCGCGGACTGCTGCTGCCGTCGCCGTACCACCGTCCCGTAGGCTTGCGCGAAATCTCGGGCGCGCGGACCGCGGGCGCCCGTGATTTCCGTGGAGCACCACGTTCACCACGATCAGGACGATGCGCCGCGTTTCGGCGGCGGAGTAgccagcagcagcaacagcagaaGCGGAAGGCGGTAGTGCGTGCGTGGGTGGGTGGGTGTCTGGCGACCGCCAAGCACACTCATGCACACCGGATTTCTCCGCGCGCCCCGCGAGTCTGAGTCCTCGCTGTCGGACTGATAGCGATCGCGTGCTGGGTCGTGGATCCGAGGTGACCCGGCGTTGTCGCCGATCGTCGCACACGTTGTGTTCCTCGTCGTGGTGGAggaaagggggaaaaaaaggagTGAAATATGTCGCCCCTCCGTCGGAGCTGTTGCCACTTTGACGCTCCTACTCGCCGCGCGCTGCTGGTGCACGATGACACCACGACGATTGAGCCAGCGACAGATCTACCGGGGAACGGTCACGCGCTTCCGCCCGTCGCGTGCCTCGCCAGGGAATAAACAGGGCCGATGCGATTCGCGGCCGCAGTCACCGAACCTcctgtgtgtgtatgtgtctgTCAGCCATCACGATCGCCCGCGAGTCATGACTTCTGTGCTCCACTCCGTATCTCGTCGTCCTGCGTCCGAGTGGCACTGAGTTTTGACCGTCTGTTCGCGCGACACACGTGCCTCAgactttgtaaaaattattgcaagtCCTCGTTCTGTccgaggagaaagagagaaagagagatttcTAGAGTATGAGGATGTCCCTCGTCGCCAGTCCAAACGTCGCGACGTGGTTTCAGGTTTAACTCTCTGAGAGAAAGTCAACGAGTTTTATTACTCCTGCCGTGTCACACACTGAGAGATCCAAGTATGAGAGGCCCAGCGGAGGAAAATGGATACCGGTAAAAAAGTGTCAGCATGCGCGAAAAGTCAGCAGAATGTCATGCTCACGCAGGTCACGTGAGGGGCACGACAGAGATGTGCTCGCGTGATCCACCTACACTGCACCCGACCTTCGCCAAGGCAAATGGTAAAAATTCAAGTCCCCAGCCAGCTCATCATCCCGAGGCGCAGCAGCGTAACAGCGACAGCAGCCTGCTGCCGACTCCTGGAGGTCGCTTGAAATTCTTCAAAGATGGAAAGTTCATCCTGGAACTGTCTCACCGCAGGGACGGAGAAAAGACCACGTGGTTTCCCGTGCCGAAGAAGACCTTTTGGCCACCCGCAAGCACCATCCCGAATCGCCAGGAGAGCTCTACTTCCCTCAGTGGTTAGTCAAAGGACACATTAACGTGTGTTACAGAGAGACTTATTATTTTCCTACTTTGTTTTACTCGTGCTCTCATGATATTGCCAAAAACAAATTCGTAATTATTGTTTCTCAGATATATTTTAGTTACATTATTGTAGAAAAGAAATGATTAGTATAATCAATCCAGGTAACTCCATATGTAACATGTATACTTGATTCTGCCCTCAGTCTCCGATGACAATTCGTCGGTCCAGTCCAGTCCTTGGCAGAGAGATCACTGCTGGAAGCAGACGCATCCCCGACGCAGGATAACCACAgagttcaatttttattatcgtcgAAATCCCAAGACCCGCTTGTGCGCGCATCTTCGCTTAATAGCGAGGAAACGCAGGCGCCCGTTAGACTCCACGACCGCGACCTCAGTTCCAGAATCAACGACGGCCTATTCGACGAGAACGTCGCGGAAACTGAACggcacgtcgtcgtcgtcttcgtcatcgtcgtcgtcgtcgggcaAGGTTCTGAGTCTGATCATCGATAAGCTGGCGCGTCTGCTAGATCCCAATGTGGTGTCGCCTCGCAAACGCATACTACGAGAGCTGGAGAGAGTCTCGCTGGAGGATCAGGCATCCAAAAGACGGGCGACTCCGCAACCGGTTTGCACGACGAGTGCGCCGCCGCCGACTCCCTCCGCGAAGCAGGTGTCATCGTACAGCATAACCAGTATCTTGGGGGAGGACAAGCCGAGTACCGAACCGGGTTTCTTGCGGACACTGCTGAAGCCGGACGACCGGCAGCCTGTGAAATACTCATCGACTAACGCCTATCCGAGGGTACGAATCGATCCCTATATCGGATCCAGGCAATACATCCGTTCATCATCCTCTCTACGGGATACCGATGTTGCCACCTGGACCGTACAGGGCGCCTCTATGGATGGCGCCCTCATTATCCGTCTCCCGTCCACTACCCGCCTCCTATGCAATTGTACGCATCGCCGCATTCTCATCCATCGTCTCCACATTACAAAGGACTACAGGGAACAAAACTCTTACACCTCCTTCAGGTATGCGTTCGCTTCGCaatcatacataataaataagtaattgaGAGAGAACAAATAAGATATTCGAAGATATATGTGCTAATGACTCTATTTTTTCGTTTGCAGATATGCTCTGAATCTGTCGAAGCATGCGGGTTTGAATCTCAGGATCCCAATAGAGTTGGTGCCTTACGAGTGGACCAAACCACTACGCAAACACTGCCGTGCAACGACAATGCgaatatatagtatttttttattcataaaacaaTAGTATCTTAGTTAcgtagagaaagagaaagaaagaaagagagagacgggtATACGATGAAACCAGATAGTTGGATTTTGGGAGAGCTATACTTGTACATACAAATGCATAAATTTGTCAATGGCGGCAtaggtattttatattaatattacatacaagatttaaaaaaaagaaaaaatcgtgAGTGGTAATATACAAAAACGTTATGGATAAAAATGCAactatattatacatattttttatcgtacGCAATCCGCAATGAGTAAAATCGTGTAGAAAggagaaaaagtaaaagaatcggtacgcgtttttttttatatttaaaacgatCGATAAATCCACAATGTGTCAATATGAGAATGTATTGGTAATCGAAACGAGTCATTTATGCGTTTTTACTTTCGACATtgctatttgtattttatatatcgtgACAAAGATGGATGAGTACACGTAAGCCTGTGCATGAGCAGGTCTCATTCCGTGCATCTCATTTATGCATTTTTCCCGCTATTCTTAACGTTACTGTCATTATatcattaatgaaaaaaaatggcTACATTATCCTAAAGAAATCGATAAGGAAAGACATAGGATTATGTACAGAACAGATTATTGCCTCTATATCTCtagcatattaattattctaaagTTAGAAATGCTAATAAATTTAGGCTCTAATGAATTATAGCCAACAATGGTATACAgttatttatatgatattatactatatatatacatatatatatatatatcgcaaAATACGAGAGAGGAGGATACAAAATTACTTTGGTAACGACCGTGGGGTGTGCCTTACAGATAATTAACGAAATTccatgaaattaaattattaacggAGTCCATGcgaatatgtattattataaaaggaGGCactatatattatgtatataataaatatatctttgtgTTACATGTATTTTCATCAAATCGACATTTATTCGTTGctctattattattagtcaGGCGCATCGACGAAACATTTCACGAGAAAGCAAGGCAAGCTCGCACAGGTTCTTCAAATAAGTGAGTAATTTAATTGTTCAACGCGTTCGCGATTCTCTTTTCAGCGATTCTGacaaaatgaagaaatatgtGACTGCGCATTAGCAATTGTATAGAAAAAGACTAATttcgtaaatataaatatttcatatactaTGCAATAAACATTATTCATTTACCACTCACTACTGAAAaccttaaataattaacttttttaccaTTAATTATACTATTCAATAGATGCTTCAATAAATTggttacaattatatttatatctataactgaatataatcaaaataggAATCTGGTGCGGTTGTCATGTTCCTAATCGCTTTTAATAATGATGGgcacattttttctttgagaTACTagataataaacattttagacTTGGCGGGGAAAAAAGACATaagattttgtataataacataacaaattttaaacagCATTCCTGAGATTTTTTTAGTGTTGaagtgttatttaaatattactattcttatttcaatattgataaaagtaaaaatgtatatataaatgatatattacaagataaaataagaatgatttaatttaactctaaattcgtaaattaaatatggatTAAATCGCACAGCTAttctttgtattataatataaaaatattgagtaACATCCAATTGTACcaatttaacataaatctTTCAatgagtataataaaaaatgtttaataccgACCGTTGTAAATGGTTATGGTCAGTCGCAAATCGTGGTCAATGAGTTTAATTAAACAACTgcttgtttaattaaatataaaatttcattgtgtatataaattaaattatgttagtatgtatatacataagttgataaacaaatgagatattaattatattacaatgaaATCAAGACTTAAGTATGGAAAGTACTTGTTATATAATACGTATCAAACTTATTAATCACTtggaaaaaagatttatatagatttacacttctatgtatatagaaaaaataattactacgcattatttacatgtatacaAGAAATTACGGACTATATTGAACTTGGGAGTATTAAGAAGAATAAGTCTTGATAAAATCATTgagctaaaaatttattcatcatGTTTatcgaaaattgaaaattcgCGCAAGGTGAAGAAAAATCGGACCAATCGCAAGCTGCCGTCGAAACATCGATGAGAGAAAGTAACTAGACGACCGATCGCCGATGtccccgtcgtcgtcgtcgcgcgcgACGATGATTCGTGGCGCTATCGTCGGTGGCGTTCGCGTGGCGCCTCCGCGTTCTCACGTATCGGTTATTTCTCCGTTACTCGGGCCGTGGACTGGAGTGCGTTGGCTTCTCGTATACCGTACTCGCACAGGCGCGAGCGGAGCGGTGGTGGTTCGCGAGACGCGAGTCAGTCCGAAGGACGTGAACCGAGCGACGACGCGGCGGCccgcgcgagagagagcgagcgggCGAGTGGTTTTCGCGGACGTAGCGAAAACTTGGAAGGCGCGTTCGAACGCTCGTCTGTCGGTTGTTCGGTCCGGCGGCGGTGGATTAATCCGGCGCAGCCTTCGCGTCAGCGGTTCGCGCTAACCGCATGAAAATGGCGGGCCGTGTCGGTGCTACGAGCGGAGGCAGCGGCATCAGCAGCAGCGGCAGCGGCAGCGGTGATCGCCGCCAACGTTGCTAATTCTCACGCGCGGACACGCGTGAAACGACAGCGATCGCGCGAATCGCCGCGATTGTACGCGCCGCACGGGAAATTTTTCCCGCCGTCCCGGTGTTGCGTGCtctgcgtgtgtgtgtgtccaccgcacgcgcacgcacgcacgcatcacgcacgcacgcacgcacgcacgctcgTTCGCGTTCGTCCGTCATCGGGTAAGCGTGCCGTTGAACGAAACGGAACGAAACGAACGGAACGGCGGAACGTTATATACCTGAGTGTGTTGTGAATAATAGTTTGACTGTAGCACGCACATAGTAGTAGTACTCCGGCCCGAAGGAGAGACGGAGACGAGGATAGAGACACAGGTAGCGATCGTGCAAACCGCCGCAAGCGGGCGGgcgggagggaaaaaaagaaaggagagagagagagaaagagagagagagcggcaAGAGGGAGAAACGCCGGACGGAGATAGGGCAATAGAAAGAGCGAAAACCCCTCCTCCCCATCCCCCTCCTCCGCGAAGAGACAGACGGACAGAGGACGCACAGGCGACGAGGCAGACCGGAACCGGGATCGGGAACGAAAGTCAGTTGCGGATCGACGGTGGACAAACAAACATGATGGTTTGACTACTGCTCCGAGGTGTTGACCGTATCGTTCGGGTGGCAAGTGAGACAGTGCGAACGAgagaagagcgagagagggggagacagagagagagagagagagagagagagagagatatatagCGTTTACGCGAGGCATCCGCCAGCGGCAGGGAGAAGAGTGAGTGcgcgagagcgcgcgcgcgcgcgcgcgacagagagagagagagagaccgagTTAATTAGacaagagagatagagaggggAAGTGCGAGTGCCGCGAGATCAGCGGCAGCGACCGCGGGATTGTAACCACACACGTTGCGGAGAACGAGCAAGTCTTGATGCCGATGCCGGCCGAATACCACGAGGGCCACGGTAACCACGAGAACGCCAATTTCGCTCTCGGGACCACGCAGGACGCCAACAACATGACGGCCAACATGTACCGGGGTGGGAGGTAAAGTATATAATCGCATGCATTCCGCGGCCACGTTATCCATGACGGGGAGAGACTTCGCCGATGACGGTCGCGACGTCGTCGGACACATCAATTCGAGAGAGACAGTAGATAGAGCGACAGACAGAGGTGGAAGGAGCAGGgaaaagaggagaaagagaggagagagagatatagCTGCTTTAATTAACTCCGAGAAATTAATGTTTGCAAATGGCATCGCAATGGCGTCCCCTATACCCTCCGCGCGCGGCGCGttcttcccccctcccccctcctcctccccctccgcCCGCCCGCCGCTCGCTCCGCTTTTACCGCTCGCCCCCGTCCCGCGCGCACCCTCTCTTCTTTCCACTCTTCATCTGGATCTCCCTCGTACTCTCCGCCACCCCTATCGGCTCCCCCTTGCAGCTCTCCCCCCCCTTTGGTAACTCCTGTACCTATGCTCAGcttttccctccctccccctccccttctcGCCAATGCCAGACTCATCcatcttctttctctctctctctctctctctctctttccgtcTCTTTTCCTTTACCGTATCTCCCCCTGTCCCCCCTGCGCCCTTCGTTCGCCACTTTCCGCACCCGCGCAACCGTCCTCTCTCACGTCCAGGTCACG contains these protein-coding regions:
- the LOC118648054 gene encoding LOW QUALITY PROTEIN: protein hairless-like (The sequence of the model RefSeq protein was modified relative to this genomic sequence to represent the inferred CDS: deleted 4 bases in 3 codons), which gives rise to MREKSAECHAHAGHVRGTTEMCSRDPPTLHPTFAKANGKNSSPQPAHHPEAQQRNSDSSLLPTPGGRLKFFKDGKFILELSHRRDGEKTTWFPVPKKTFWPPASTIPNRQESSTSLSVSDDNSSVQSSPWQRDHCWKQTHPRRRITTEFNFYYRRNPKTRLCAHLRLIARKRRRPLDSTTATSVPESTTAYSTRTSRKLNGTSSSSSSSSSSSGKVLSLIIDKLARLLDPNVVSPRKRILRELERVSLEDQASKRRATPQPVCTTSAPPPTPSAKQVSSYSITSILGEDKPSTEPGFLRTLLKPDDRQPVKYSSTNAYPRVRIDPYIGSGNTSVHHPLYGIPMLPPGPYRAPLWMAPHYPSPVHYPPPMQLYASPHSHPSSPHYKGLQNKTLTPPSDML